ATGCTTCTGGCCGAGCAGCTGATGGCGGACATCAGGGCGTTCAACAAGGCGAATAAAATTGACCGCAATGTAATGATCTGGATCGGCTCCACGGAAGCGTATTCCAAACCCGGGCCGGTGCACAACAGCCTCAAAGCGTTCGAGGAAGGCCTGCGGAAGAACTCGCCGCTGATTTCGCCTTCCATGATTTACGCTTACGCCGCGCTGAAGATGGGCATTGCGTTCGCCAACGGCGCACCCAACCTTACCGTTGACATGCCCGCCCTGCGCGAACTGGCTGAGCGCAACGGCCTGCCGGTTTCCGGCAAGGATTTCAAAACCGGGCAGACGCTTATGAAAACCATCGTCGCGCCGGGCCTCAAAGCCCGGATGCTGGGCCTGAGCGGCTGGTATTCCACGAACATTCTCGGCAACCGCGACGGCGAAGTGCTCGATGATCCCGGCTCGTTCAAAAGCAAGGAAGTCAGCAAGATTTCCGTGCTTGACACGATACTGGATGCCGAGCTGTATCCCAAGCTTTACAAGAACCATTACCACAAGGTCCGCATTGAATACTACCCGCCCCGCGGCGACGCGAAAGAAGGGTGGGACAATATTGATATTTTCGGCTGGATGGGGCTTCCGATGCAAATCAAGATCAACTTCCTGTGCCGGGACTCGATTCTGGCGGCGCCCGTCGCGCTGGATCTGATCCTCTGCACCGATCTGGCGCATCGCGCCGGGCTGAAGGGAATACAGGAATGGCTGTCTTTCTTCTACAAATCGCCAATGTGCCGGCCGGATCTCAAGCCGGAGCACGACCTGTTCATCCAGCACATAAAATTCAAAAACACGCTCCGGCTGCTGATGGGCGAGGAAGTGCTGGATCATTCGGG
The DNA window shown above is from Elusimicrobiaceae bacterium and carries:
- a CDS encoding inositol-3-phosphate synthase, translating into MSHNKNGIAPSKGKLGVLIPGMGAVTSTLIAGVELAKRGLGEPFGSVTQMQRIRLGKRYENRNPLIKDFAPLAGLNDLVFGGWDIFRDDMYLTALKAGVLHPSKLEPIKAALKKVRPMPAVFDNNYVKNLAPEPGMMKKAKNKMLLAEQLMADIRAFNKANKIDRNVMIWIGSTEAYSKPGPVHNSLKAFEEGLRKNSPLISPSMIYAYAALKMGIAFANGAPNLTVDMPALRELAERNGLPVSGKDFKTGQTLMKTIVAPGLKARMLGLSGWYSTNILGNRDGEVLDDPGSFKSKEVSKISVLDTILDAELYPKLYKNHYHKVRIEYYPPRGDAKEGWDNIDIFGWMGLPMQIKINFLCRDSILAAPVALDLILCTDLAHRAGLKGIQEWLSFFYKSPMCRPDLKPEHDLFIQHIKFKNTLRLLMGEEVLDHSGLDYYDTVKGLPVKADLPKPAASPKKPAKRAPRKKAAVK